The Alphaproteobacteria bacterium genome contains a region encoding:
- a CDS encoding LLM class flavin-dependent oxidoreductase codes for MINKFHVLYVGQIELDNIGLSGTPANDRRYSDERLREAFFTARDVAQTMDELGFDVLWTAEHHFQREGYEVFPNLIQLGLWLATQTKRLKFGCGFNVLPMWHPIRLAEDYAMADIVTDGRVVMGVGRGYHTREVESFGAPLLDANANRDLFEEGLDLLLKCFNEPQFHHKGKFYEAPPPVDYRGYKLTDITLVPRPKHLPVEIWMPIASGKTIDMMARHGLKAMVTLNGEKILDDVIRAYHDACHKHGRQKKLGEDVIWGAGLYLADSEAEAMRRVEPSHDERYKWFAPFGFVRYADEQGRTWGTPGAPAEVPKLAEGVKQKAWFCGPPKHVIEGIKSIEAKYPGLEHFMIHWAEGLSPKEFKEQLRWFAKDVMPAFKGR; via the coding sequence GTGATCAACAAGTTCCACGTGCTCTATGTCGGCCAGATCGAGCTCGACAACATCGGCCTGTCCGGCACCCCGGCGAACGACCGCCGCTATTCGGACGAGCGGCTGCGCGAGGCGTTCTTCACGGCGCGCGACGTCGCGCAGACCATGGACGAGCTCGGCTTCGACGTGCTGTGGACCGCCGAGCACCATTTCCAGCGCGAGGGCTACGAGGTTTTCCCGAACCTGATCCAGCTGGGCCTCTGGCTCGCGACGCAGACCAAGCGGCTCAAGTTCGGCTGCGGCTTCAACGTGCTGCCGATGTGGCATCCGATCCGCCTCGCGGAAGATTACGCGATGGCCGACATCGTCACCGACGGGCGCGTCGTGATGGGGGTCGGGCGCGGCTATCACACGCGCGAGGTGGAGAGCTTCGGCGCGCCGCTGCTCGATGCCAACGCCAACCGCGACCTGTTCGAGGAGGGGTTGGACTTGCTGCTCAAGTGCTTCAACGAGCCGCAATTCCATCACAAGGGCAAGTTCTACGAAGCGCCGCCGCCGGTCGACTACCGCGGCTACAAGCTCACCGACATCACGCTGGTGCCGCGGCCGAAGCATTTGCCGGTCGAGATCTGGATGCCGATCGCGAGCGGCAAGACCATCGACATGATGGCGCGCCATGGCCTCAAAGCGATGGTTACGCTCAACGGCGAGAAGATCCTCGACGATGTGATCCGCGCCTACCACGACGCCTGCCACAAGCACGGCCGGCAGAAGAAACTCGGCGAGGACGTGATCTGGGGCGCGGGACTCTATCTTGCCGATTCAGAAGCGGAGGCGATGCGGCGCGTCGAGCCGTCGCATGACGAGCGCTACAAGTGGTTCGCGCCGTTCGGCTTCGTGCGCTACGCCGACGAACAGGGCCGCACCTGGGGCACGCCCGGCGCGCCCGCCGAAGTACCCAAACTCGCCGAGGGCGTGAAGCAGAAAGCCTGGTTCTGCGGGCCCCCGAAGCACGTCATCGAAGGCATCAAGTCGATCGAGGCGAAGTATCCAGGCCTCGAGCACTTCATGATTCACTGGGCCGAGGGGCTGAGCCCCAAGGAGTTCAAGGAGCAACTCCGCTGGTTTGCAAAGGATGTGATGCCGGCGTTCAAGGGGCGCTAG
- a CDS encoding ATP-dependent RecD-like DNA helicase, protein MPDFTPHQDAALNAVSAWLDAGPGASGTPQLFRLFGYAGTGKTTLARHLAAHIDGEVKFAAFTGKAALVMRAKGCGGASTIHSLIYRARESGEETPTFELWDDSPASKAALIVIDECSMVDAELGRDLMSFGVPVLVLGDPAQLPPIAGGGFFTDAEPDAMLTEVHRQAQGDPIVRLSMQVREGRRLEPGEYGLTSVVTKDAFDPQRALETDQILVGRNNTRRAYNTRLRERKGFTNPLPLSGDKLVCLRNNRKKGLFNGGLWNVAERPTTRRQILKLRLTPDEGYAGKGVKVSVRPECFTGKIEEIDWPARKKHDEFDFGYVLTVHKAQGSQWDDVVLFDESFAFPDNRERWLYTGITRAAKRLTVVV, encoded by the coding sequence ATGCCCGACTTCACGCCCCATCAGGATGCGGCCCTCAACGCGGTCAGCGCCTGGCTCGATGCCGGGCCGGGCGCCAGCGGCACACCGCAGCTTTTCCGCCTGTTCGGCTATGCGGGCACCGGCAAGACCACGCTGGCGCGCCATCTCGCGGCGCATATCGACGGCGAGGTGAAGTTCGCGGCCTTCACCGGCAAGGCCGCGCTGGTGATGCGCGCCAAGGGCTGCGGCGGAGCCTCCACGATCCACAGCCTGATCTACCGCGCGCGCGAGAGCGGCGAGGAAACGCCGACCTTCGAGCTGTGGGACGACTCGCCCGCCTCGAAGGCTGCGCTGATCGTGATCGACGAATGCTCGATGGTTGATGCCGAGCTGGGGCGCGACCTGATGTCGTTCGGCGTGCCGGTGCTCGTCCTCGGCGATCCCGCGCAGCTTCCGCCGATCGCGGGCGGCGGCTTCTTCACCGACGCCGAGCCCGACGCGATGCTGACCGAAGTGCACCGGCAGGCGCAGGGCGACCCGATCGTGCGGCTCTCGATGCAGGTGCGCGAAGGCCGCCGCCTCGAGCCGGGGGAATATGGATTGACCAGCGTGGTCACCAAGGACGCGTTCGACCCGCAGCGCGCTCTCGAAACCGACCAGATCCTGGTCGGCCGCAACAACACGCGCCGCGCCTACAACACGCGGCTGCGCGAGCGGAAGGGCTTCACCAACCCGCTGCCGCTCTCCGGCGACAAGCTGGTGTGCCTGCGCAACAACCGGAAGAAAGGCCTGTTCAACGGCGGCCTGTGGAATGTCGCCGAGCGCCCGACGACGCGGCGGCAGATTCTCAAGCTGCGGCTGACCCCGGACGAAGGCTACGCGGGCAAGGGCGTGAAGGTCTCGGTCCGCCCCGAGTGCTTCACCGGCAAGATCGAGGAGATCGACTGGCCGGCGCGCAAGAAGCACGACGAGTTCGACTTCGGCTACGTGCTCACCGTGCACAAGGCGCAGGGCTCGCAGTGGGACGACGTCGTGCTGTTCGACGAGTCGTTCGCCTTTCCGGACAACCGCGAGCGCTGGCTCTACACCGGCATCACCCGTGCGGCGAAGCGGCTGACGGTTGTTGTGTAG
- a CDS encoding DUF87 domain-containing protein — protein sequence MNQRAAMNDSAHPLGRVLSVTGSQAQVRLAVDSDERPTVGKFLGIGAGAAIVVGVITKIALDPNGEFATGALDMLGEIKNGERGPFFQRGVTEYPMIGDAVDAITTAELKLIFDMSGPGTIDIGTLQQDQSIHAYISVDDMVRKHFAVFGTTGVGKSSGVSVLLRQILEARNDLRVFLLDPHNEYGHCFDDKAQVLSPKNLKLPFWLFNFEEIVDVFFRGRPGVEEEVEILSEVIPIAKVIFQPTNGQQTRRLVRNDPKSSGVTIDTPVPYRLEDLIRLIDERMGKLENRAMWAKYHRLITRVETARNDPRYGFMFDNANVGGDTMVETLSTLFRLPPNGVPMTIMQLAGFPAEVVDSVASVLLRMAFEFGLWSDGAFPLLVVCEEAHRYAPADRSIGFGPTRKAVSRIAKEGRKYGVFLGLITQRPAELDATIISQCSTLFAMRMANDRDQAIVRSAVSDAAGSLIGFVPSLGTREVFAFGEGVALPTRLRFKQLDARHIPHSEAVTRASMDSAAGVDVGFLVSVVERWRGATLSGVTRSRPGSALSNGPDDFSDLDMVAGSEFSRLKTDSIPPTPITPPAQPVAGPRPSTMTPDAFYFPVDTPARQPFVKVRK from the coding sequence ATGAATCAACGCGCGGCGATGAACGACAGCGCGCACCCGCTCGGTCGTGTGCTCTCGGTCACCGGCAGCCAGGCGCAGGTGCGCCTCGCCGTCGACAGCGATGAGCGGCCGACCGTCGGCAAATTCCTCGGCATCGGCGCAGGCGCCGCGATCGTGGTCGGCGTCATCACCAAGATCGCGCTCGACCCGAATGGCGAATTCGCGACCGGCGCGCTCGACATGCTGGGCGAGATCAAGAACGGCGAGCGCGGACCTTTCTTTCAGCGCGGCGTCACCGAATATCCGATGATCGGCGACGCGGTCGACGCCATCACGACCGCTGAGCTGAAGCTGATCTTCGACATGTCCGGCCCCGGCACGATCGACATCGGCACGCTGCAGCAGGACCAATCGATCCACGCCTACATCAGCGTCGACGACATGGTGCGCAAGCACTTCGCGGTGTTCGGCACCACCGGCGTCGGCAAGTCGAGCGGCGTCTCGGTGCTGCTGCGCCAGATCCTCGAGGCGCGCAACGACCTGCGCGTGTTCCTGCTCGACCCGCACAACGAATACGGCCACTGCTTCGACGACAAGGCGCAAGTGCTCTCGCCGAAGAACCTGAAGCTGCCGTTCTGGCTGTTCAACTTCGAGGAAATCGTCGACGTGTTCTTCCGCGGCCGGCCCGGCGTGGAGGAGGAGGTCGAAATCCTCTCCGAAGTGATCCCGATCGCCAAGGTGATCTTCCAGCCGACCAACGGCCAGCAGACGCGCCGCCTCGTGCGCAACGATCCGAAATCCTCCGGCGTCACGATCGACACGCCGGTGCCCTACCGGCTCGAGGACCTGATCCGCCTGATCGACGAGCGCATGGGCAAGCTGGAAAACCGCGCGATGTGGGCGAAGTACCATCGCCTGATCACGCGCGTCGAGACCGCGCGCAACGATCCGCGCTACGGCTTCATGTTCGACAACGCGAACGTCGGCGGCGACACCATGGTCGAGACGCTGTCGACGCTGTTCCGCCTGCCGCCGAACGGCGTCCCGATGACCATCATGCAGCTCGCCGGCTTCCCGGCCGAGGTGGTGGACTCGGTCGCCTCGGTGCTGTTGCGCATGGCCTTCGAGTTCGGGCTGTGGAGCGACGGCGCGTTTCCGCTCCTCGTCGTGTGCGAGGAAGCGCACCGCTATGCGCCGGCCGACCGCTCGATCGGCTTCGGCCCGACCCGCAAGGCGGTGTCGCGCATCGCCAAGGAAGGCCGCAAGTACGGCGTGTTCCTCGGCCTGATCACGCAGCGCCCGGCAGAGCTCGACGCGACCATCATCTCGCAGTGCTCGACGCTGTTTGCGATGCGGATGGCGAACGACCGCGACCAGGCGATCGTGCGCTCGGCGGTGTCCGACGCGGCCGGCTCGCTGATCGGGTTCGTGCCGTCATTGGGGACGCGCGAAGTGTTCGCCTTCGGCGAGGGCGTGGCGCTCCCCACCCGGCTGCGCTTCAAGCAGCTCGACGCGCGGCACATCCCGCACTCGGAAGCCGTGACCCGCGCCTCGATGGACAGCGCCGCGGGCGTGGACGTCGGCTTCCTCGTCTCGGTGGTAGAGCGCTGGCGCGGCGCGACGCTGTCCGGCGTGACACGCTCCCGGCCCGGCAGCGCTCTCTCCAACGGCCCGGACGATTTCTCCGACCTCGACATGGTCGCGGGCAGCGAGTTCTCGCGCCTGAAAACCGACAGCATCCCCCCGACGCCGATCACCCCGCCCGCGCAGCCGGTCGCCGGCCCGCGACCGAGCACGATGACGCCGGACGCGTTCTATTTCCCGGTGGACACGCCCGCGAGGCAGCCGTTCGTGAAGGTGAGGAAGTAA
- a CDS encoding LD-carboxypeptidase encodes MSHEKRRIGVVAPASRMSPEVAARVQALAGSLYPDRTPVIVFHPQCFASHGHFAGDDETRAEAFVEIANDESYEAVWFARGGYGSCRVVEAVMGALTEASRRKAYVGYSDAGVLLAALYRAGFAAVAHGPVAQDILRAGGDAAVGRALAWMIDHAPETLEPTVRRARKTAAFNMTVLSQLLGTPLQPDLDGHVLMLEEVAEAMYRIDRLLFHITSNPEIRRVSGIMLGRCCAITPNEPDFGMNEEEIARYWCGRSGIPWLGRADIGHDADNKIVPFGERSC; translated from the coding sequence ATGAGCCACGAAAAGCGCAGGATCGGCGTGGTCGCGCCGGCTTCGCGCATGTCTCCCGAAGTCGCCGCGCGCGTGCAGGCGTTGGCCGGATCGCTCTACCCGGACAGGACGCCCGTGATCGTCTTCCACCCCCAATGCTTCGCCTCGCACGGCCATTTCGCGGGCGATGACGAAACGCGCGCAGAGGCCTTCGTCGAGATCGCGAACGACGAGAGCTACGAGGCAGTATGGTTCGCGCGCGGCGGTTACGGGTCCTGCCGCGTCGTCGAGGCCGTGATGGGCGCCTTGACGGAGGCCTCGAGGCGAAAGGCCTACGTCGGCTACAGCGACGCCGGCGTGCTGCTTGCCGCTTTGTACCGGGCCGGGTTCGCGGCAGTGGCGCACGGCCCCGTGGCGCAGGACATCCTTCGCGCGGGAGGCGACGCCGCGGTTGGCCGGGCGCTCGCCTGGATGATCGATCACGCGCCGGAGACGCTGGAACCGACGGTCCGTCGTGCGCGCAAGACGGCGGCATTCAACATGACGGTGCTGAGCCAGCTGCTCGGCACGCCGCTGCAGCCGGATCTCGACGGGCATGTGCTCATGCTGGAGGAGGTAGCGGAGGCCATGTACCGGATCGATCGGTTGCTGTTTCACATTACCAGTAACCCCGAAATCAGGCGCGTGTCGGGAATCATGCTTGGCCGCTGCTGTGCCATCACGCCCAACGAACCGGATTTCGGAATGAACGAAGAGGAGATCGCTCGTTACTGGTGCGGCAGGTCCGGGATTCCCTGGCTGGGGCGAGCCGACATCGGCCACGACGCCGACAACAAGATTGTACCGTTCGGGGAGCGTTCATGCTGA
- a CDS encoding Mur ligase family protein, whose product MSQFGDYFFCGIGGSGMTPLALIIQARGGRVEGSDRALDQGRNAERFDFLRARGVLLHPQDGSGVTRADQILVTSAAIEETVPDVQAARRIGAAVITRAALLAELFNAAPLSIGVAGTSGKSTTVGMIGWILHRAEKSPTIMNGADMKNFAGVGYAFASAKVGEGESFVSEVDESDGSIAFFRPRVAVLNNISLDHKSLDELRSLFRGFIAGADTVVLNLDNAETAALAADLKPGQAVTYSLRAAHAHLLASLPVPSPAGVAFQVKARDTGDTAAVNLQVPGLHNVANALAALGAAKACGVGLAEAAAHLSEFSGIRRRLEVVGTANGITVIDDFAHNPDKISATLETMHAFPGRLLLMFQPHGYGPVRLMKDALVDCFAGGLHDADVLVMPEPVYFGGTVDRSVGSREIVREIDRRGRKAFAFPDREMCGDTLVTLARPGDRIVVMGARDDSLSQFARELLRRLALPGAAQA is encoded by the coding sequence ATGTCCCAATTTGGAGATTACTTTTTCTGCGGCATCGGGGGTAGCGGCATGACACCCCTTGCCCTGATCATCCAGGCGAGGGGAGGACGGGTCGAGGGCTCCGACCGCGCGCTCGATCAGGGGCGCAATGCCGAACGATTCGATTTTCTGCGTGCACGTGGCGTGCTGCTGCATCCGCAGGATGGCAGCGGCGTCACGCGCGCCGATCAGATCCTGGTGACCTCGGCGGCTATCGAGGAGACAGTGCCTGACGTGCAGGCCGCGCGTCGCATCGGCGCCGCTGTGATCACCCGCGCAGCGCTTCTCGCCGAACTCTTCAATGCTGCGCCCTTGAGTATCGGGGTCGCGGGTACGAGCGGCAAATCGACGACGGTGGGCATGATCGGCTGGATTCTGCATCGCGCGGAGAAGAGCCCGACGATCATGAACGGCGCCGATATGAAGAACTTCGCCGGCGTGGGCTACGCGTTCGCCAGTGCCAAGGTCGGCGAGGGCGAGTCGTTCGTCAGCGAGGTGGACGAGAGCGACGGGTCGATCGCGTTCTTTCGGCCCCGCGTCGCGGTCCTGAACAACATCTCCCTCGACCATAAATCGCTGGACGAGCTGCGCAGTCTTTTTCGCGGCTTCATCGCCGGGGCAGACACCGTCGTGCTCAACCTCGACAATGCCGAGACCGCGGCGCTTGCGGCCGATCTCAAGCCCGGCCAGGCGGTGACCTACAGTCTGCGTGCCGCGCACGCTCATCTCCTCGCGAGCCTGCCGGTCCCGTCGCCGGCCGGAGTAGCGTTTCAGGTGAAGGCGCGCGACACCGGAGACACCGCCGCGGTGAACCTGCAGGTTCCGGGCTTGCACAATGTGGCGAATGCGCTCGCGGCTCTGGGCGCCGCGAAGGCCTGCGGCGTAGGCCTCGCGGAGGCGGCGGCGCACTTGAGCGAGTTCAGCGGCATTCGCCGGCGGCTGGAGGTCGTGGGTACCGCAAACGGAATAACGGTGATCGACGATTTTGCTCACAACCCCGACAAGATATCGGCCACGCTCGAAACCATGCACGCATTTCCCGGCCGCCTGCTGCTGATGTTTCAGCCGCATGGCTATGGTCCCGTGCGCTTGATGAAGGATGCCTTGGTCGACTGCTTTGCCGGCGGACTGCACGATGCGGACGTTCTGGTCATGCCCGAGCCGGTCTATTTCGGCGGTACGGTCGACCGCAGCGTCGGAAGCCGTGAGATCGTCCGCGAGATCGATCGGCGTGGCCGAAAGGCCTTCGCGTTTCCCGACCGCGAGATGTGCGGCGACACGCTGGTCACGCTGGCCCGTCCCGGCGATCGCATTGTCGTCATGGGAGCCCGCGACGATTCGCTGTCACAGTTCGCGCGAGAGCTCCTGCGGCGGCTCGCGTTGCCTGGCGCCGCGCAGGCCTAG
- a CDS encoding PAS domain S-box protein — MELGNRQSAMTAIVAWYESVIGTIPLPLLEVWGRFAYIVGLFLAICAFGGFTFRIGERWGFGRARQTWDAKAFLSLPLTAVLIISTGYIGSFIVLVPGAQTFESLKDLTVLLCIVLFGYPALIVVPFAYGISDLIEGVPPDFLFAWLPGYFINPACFWIAHQFFGKNPDFRIPRTWGRYLASAVLFLALEPALWGYQCSDQFPGGISYRAITPALFFTTSVTWLMGPFAFLIALPLARRWGWFWAEIPGHVRERAIGSRAWEWESGRGKGSADAGSLHDGVPIRIFIFTPFIALVLVMVGATAIIALRSADDDALMLASKLHEQVSASIRMQLDNYLARAPANAQPDARLVALLQGQTAGTKGRAFIRDGSGKTIASSAPDGDAVVESALAALAKQVRAAGGATGAREFQFDHVTAKPLSRETWLAYATTYRDDSADRHWVLVAAMPEAFYLAGLRVANSRSAMVFAVALVLSLVLAAVLASIVTAPIRRMASATQTLARGDLNVRVPNSKLGELGALTATFNDMAGRLKKSFDDLVSEVEMRKRRERELQDSEARLRISEERWRLMFERSTLGIMLIDHDQKFLVTNRALQAMLGYAAQELQGLSPVDLMVEEERAAGQRRFTELSEGKLADYEVVARYRRKDGSPIWVNTFVSTIPGGENQAPIYLATAIDITDQRKAESDLAESQAELARVARLTTMGELAASIAHEISQPLSGVSASANAALRWLAHTPPNVEKTEDSLKTIVSASRHASEVIDRIRSFLRHRRPERAELDINDAIREVLELTGGALRNRQVAIQTDLPAGLPHVLGDRVQLQQVMLNLMLNGADAMAAVDDRPRVLRISSQMDGAGSLMVSVRDSGSGIDAAIRDRIFEPLFTTKSTGMGMGLSICRSIVESHGGKLWATPATPHGTDFRFTIPVAGAAVRDAA, encoded by the coding sequence ATGGAACTCGGCAACCGGCAATCGGCCATGACGGCGATCGTCGCCTGGTATGAATCGGTCATCGGTACCATCCCGCTTCCACTGCTGGAGGTGTGGGGCCGCTTCGCCTACATCGTGGGTCTCTTCCTCGCCATCTGCGCGTTCGGCGGCTTCACGTTCCGCATCGGCGAGCGCTGGGGATTCGGCCGCGCGCGCCAGACGTGGGACGCGAAGGCCTTTCTGAGCCTGCCGCTCACCGCGGTGTTGATCATCTCAACGGGCTACATCGGGTCGTTCATCGTCCTCGTGCCAGGGGCGCAGACCTTCGAGTCGCTGAAGGACCTCACCGTCCTGTTGTGCATCGTGCTGTTCGGCTACCCGGCGCTGATCGTCGTGCCGTTCGCGTACGGGATATCCGACCTGATCGAGGGCGTCCCTCCGGATTTCCTGTTCGCCTGGCTGCCGGGATATTTCATCAACCCCGCGTGTTTCTGGATCGCGCATCAGTTCTTCGGCAAGAATCCGGATTTCCGGATTCCCAGGACATGGGGACGATATCTCGCCTCCGCCGTGCTGTTCCTGGCGCTCGAGCCCGCGCTGTGGGGCTACCAGTGTTCGGATCAATTCCCGGGAGGGATTTCGTATCGCGCCATCACCCCGGCGCTGTTCTTCACCACGTCGGTGACCTGGCTGATGGGGCCCTTCGCGTTTCTGATCGCCCTGCCGCTGGCGAGACGCTGGGGATGGTTCTGGGCCGAGATTCCCGGACACGTCAGGGAACGAGCGATCGGAAGCCGCGCATGGGAATGGGAGTCCGGCCGCGGCAAAGGGTCGGCTGACGCCGGATCGCTGCACGACGGGGTGCCGATCCGGATCTTCATTTTCACGCCATTCATCGCGCTCGTGCTGGTGATGGTCGGCGCGACCGCGATCATCGCACTGCGGAGCGCCGACGACGATGCCTTGATGCTGGCGAGCAAGCTCCATGAGCAAGTGTCGGCGAGCATTCGCATGCAGCTCGACAATTATCTCGCGCGCGCCCCCGCGAACGCACAGCCCGACGCTAGGCTCGTCGCTCTGCTGCAAGGCCAGACCGCCGGCACCAAAGGCCGCGCCTTCATCCGGGACGGATCCGGAAAGACGATCGCCTCGTCGGCCCCCGATGGCGATGCGGTCGTCGAGAGCGCGCTCGCGGCGCTTGCCAAGCAGGTGCGCGCCGCAGGCGGCGCGACGGGCGCGAGGGAATTTCAGTTCGATCACGTCACCGCAAAGCCCCTCTCGCGCGAGACCTGGCTCGCCTACGCGACGACCTATCGCGATGACAGCGCCGACCGTCATTGGGTGCTGGTGGCGGCCATGCCGGAGGCGTTCTACCTCGCGGGCCTGCGCGTGGCGAACAGCCGCTCGGCGATGGTGTTCGCCGTGGCGCTGGTCCTCTCTCTCGTGCTGGCAGCGGTGCTGGCATCGATCGTGACCGCGCCGATCCGGCGCATGGCGAGCGCGACGCAGACGCTCGCCCGCGGCGACCTCAATGTCCGGGTCCCGAACAGCAAGCTCGGCGAGCTCGGAGCACTGACCGCAACCTTCAACGACATGGCGGGAAGGCTGAAGAAGTCGTTCGACGACCTAGTCAGCGAAGTCGAGATGCGCAAGCGCCGCGAGCGCGAGCTGCAGGACAGCGAAGCGCGCCTGCGCATCAGCGAAGAGCGCTGGCGGTTGATGTTCGAGAGGTCGACGCTCGGCATCATGCTCATCGACCATGACCAGAAATTCCTGGTCACGAACCGTGCCCTGCAGGCGATGCTCGGTTACGCGGCGCAGGAGTTGCAGGGGCTCTCGCCGGTCGACCTCATGGTCGAGGAGGAGCGCGCCGCGGGACAGCGCCGCTTCACCGAGCTGAGCGAGGGCAAGCTCGCCGACTACGAGGTCGTCGCGCGTTATCGCCGCAAGGACGGATCGCCGATCTGGGTCAACACGTTCGTCTCGACCATTCCGGGAGGCGAGAACCAGGCGCCGATCTATCTCGCCACCGCGATCGACATCACCGACCAGCGGAAGGCGGAAAGCGACCTGGCCGAGTCGCAGGCGGAGCTTGCGCGCGTCGCGCGGCTCACCACGATGGGGGAGCTCGCGGCGTCCATCGCGCACGAAATCAGCCAGCCGCTGTCCGGGGTCTCGGCTTCCGCGAATGCCGCGCTCCGCTGGCTGGCTCACACTCCGCCCAATGTGGAAAAGACCGAAGACTCGCTCAAGACGATCGTGTCCGCGAGCCGGCATGCCAGCGAAGTGATCGACCGCATCCGGTCCTTCCTCCGGCATCGCAGGCCGGAGCGCGCCGAGCTCGACATCAACGACGCCATCCGCGAGGTGCTCGAACTGACGGGCGGCGCGCTGCGCAACCGGCAGGTGGCGATCCAGACGGATTTGCCCGCCGGGCTGCCGCACGTGCTGGGCGACCGGGTCCAGTTGCAGCAGGTGATGCTGAACCTGATGCTCAACGGCGCGGACGCAATGGCCGCGGTCGACGACCGGCCGCGCGTGCTGCGCATCTCCTCGCAGATGGACGGCGCCGGCAGCCTGATGGTGAGCGTCCGGGACTCAGGGTCAGGCATCGACGCGGCGATCCGCGATCGCATCTTCGAGCCGCTGTTCACCACCAAGTCCACCGGCATGGGCATGGGACTTTCGATCTGCCGGAGCATTGTCGAGAGCCACGGCGGAAAGCTGTGGGCGACGCCCGCGACGCCGCATGGCACGGATTTCCGGTTCACCATTCCGGTGGCGGGGGCTGCGGTGAGGGATGCGGCTTGA
- a CDS encoding dienelactone hydrolase family protein, with amino-acid sequence MTDQSIAESKARAHRAPYPITQDWIDQRIYDLYDEYCHGHIDRREFLARAGAIAGGLAMAQALMPRYALAQTISFTDPRIKATYVTYPSPGGTSGTMRGYLVAPAGQGPFPTVLVIHENRGLNPYVEDVARRAAAEGFLALAPDGLFPVGGYPGNDDDGRSLQASLDQGKLRADMLNSARYVKAHASSTGRLGVTGFCWGGGTTNFLAATLGADMHAGVPFYGAAPATGTVARIKAPLLVQYAENDERINAMWPEYEKALKAAGVSHEMQQYPGTQHGFHNNSTPRYNEAAAKLAWDRTIAHFKKHLAAA; translated from the coding sequence ATGACGGACCAATCGATCGCCGAGTCTAAAGCGCGCGCACACCGCGCACCCTACCCCATTACCCAGGACTGGATCGACCAGCGCATCTACGACCTCTACGACGAGTACTGCCACGGCCACATCGACCGCCGCGAGTTTCTGGCGCGCGCGGGCGCGATCGCGGGCGGCCTCGCGATGGCGCAGGCGCTGATGCCGCGTTACGCGCTGGCGCAGACCATCTCGTTCACGGATCCGCGGATTAAAGCGACCTACGTGACCTATCCCTCGCCGGGCGGCACGTCGGGCACGATGCGCGGCTATCTCGTCGCGCCAGCCGGGCAGGGGCCGTTCCCGACCGTGCTGGTGATCCACGAGAACCGCGGGCTCAACCCCTACGTCGAGGACGTGGCGCGCCGCGCCGCGGCGGAAGGCTTCCTCGCGCTCGCGCCGGACGGGCTCTTTCCGGTCGGCGGCTATCCGGGCAACGACGACGACGGCCGCTCGCTGCAGGCGAGCCTCGACCAGGGGAAGCTGCGCGCCGATATGCTCAACAGCGCGCGCTACGTGAAGGCGCACGCGTCATCGACCGGGCGGCTCGGCGTTACGGGATTTTGCTGGGGCGGCGGCACGACGAATTTCCTCGCCGCGACGCTCGGCGCCGACATGCACGCGGGCGTGCCGTTCTACGGCGCGGCGCCCGCGACCGGCACGGTGGCCAGGATCAAGGCGCCGCTGCTCGTTCAATATGCCGAGAACGACGAGCGCATCAACGCGATGTGGCCGGAGTATGAGAAGGCGCTGAAGGCGGCCGGCGTGTCGCACGAGATGCAACAGTATCCGGGCACGCAGCACGGTTTCCACAACAACTCGACGCCGCGCTACAACGAAGCCGCCGCGAAGCTCGCGTGGGATCGCACCATCGCGCACTTCAAGAAGCATCTGGCGGCGGCGTAG